CACTTCCTGCATGATGCCCGCAGGCCCGGATCCCGCATGCCGGGTTACCGAATACTGAATCCCGGATACCGGATTTCGGACTTTAACAGCCGGCCTGGGCCTGCCCTGCTTTCGCTCCCGGGGCGGCAACGGACAGCATCATGCATAGTATCGTCACCATGCCGGTTTTTCAGGCAGGTAGGAGTCGAACTCCTCTATCAGCGCCTTCTCATAATCGCCCTGGTAGGTGCCGTTAAAGAACCTTTCGAGCGCCTCGTTGAAGAACCTGTCCCATGACTCCTCCTCATGTCCGGGATTCACCGGGAAGAACAGAACCCCGTTGGAGGCGGCCGCCTTGTAATCGCCGGGTGCATCGCCTATCATCAGGATCTTGTTTTCGGGATACTTGCCCTTTGCAGCAAGCGCCAGGTGCTCGGTCTTGGTACCGTACTCCTGTCCCGCTATCATATGCACATACTTGTCAATGCCGTTCTCCTCCCACTCCCTTGTCAGCGCCTCGACAGGCGTTTGCGAAACAACTATCGAATCGGCTTTTGCAGTGAGCTTTTCGAGCGACTCCTCAACCAGCGGGAAAGGGGCTATACCGAATACCATTCCGGCTATATCGTGGTTGACCTTTTTTGACCACTCCAGGGCCAGGTCTATGCGGGGATCGTTAACCCGGGCCGCGTAGCTCTCGAGCGCCGGGTTGCCCAGCTTGGTCTCCTTTGCCACCCACTCAGCCAGTGCGCTCATGTCGGGCATTGCAGCCTTTCGTGCCTTCACCTCCTTCCTCTCACCCAGCAGGCTGACCGCCTCGAGCAGCGCCTTGAACCTGTTAACGCCCCTTGTCTTGGAGTACAGGTTCACAAATTCCCAGGTTTCCCGCGCATACTTCGAGACCCGCTGCAGGTTGTAGAATTTGATGAAATTGGGACAGAAACACTCCTTCTGCTTGATCTCCATAGTGTCGAACACGCATCCGTCTGAGTCTATACCGATAAAGAACTCCTTTTTGGGAGTAAGATTTCTTAACTGATCCTGTAAATCTGTTGATTGTGACATAATTCTGATTATTTGTTTAACCCTTATTTTAGTTATTATCGTATCTGCAACCCGCTTCAGGGATCATCTGCCTTGCACCGTGCAATCGCCTATGTTGCGTCCACTGGCTCCCCGAAGCCGTTCTTTTCCGCGAAAGCGAAAACATTAATACCTGCCTGGCCATTCAGCATCAGTAAGCCTCGGGCACGTAGGAGGGCAGGCGCTTCTTCGCGAACAGGGGCAGCAGCTTTGCGAAACGCTGAATACCGCCGATTAGCGGCACCGACACCCAGTCCTCGCCAATGAGGGGACGGGCATAGCTCACGAATTCGTCGGTAACGTCAATGCCGCCGGGGGCTATCCACTGCTTAGGGAAGAACCTTTCGCTGAGGGCCACCTTTTCGAGCGGCACCTTGTCGTACCTCACGTTGTAGATAATCCCGGGCTCCCTCAGTATGGTCGCCATCCAGCCGTTACCGTCGTTCATTGCAATGTCGACCGCCTTCTGCCCAACCTTGTAGGCCTCTTCAAGGTCGACTGTCGAGGCATATACCATGGTGTCGCGCTGGTCGGTACCCATGACCTGTCCCCGCGCCGCACCCCTGGCCTTCAGTCCCTTACCGTTCAGGTAATTGACAACGCTCTGGTAAACGGAAACCTTGCTTGAGCCGAAAGAGGTGTGCCCGAACGCATCTTTCACCCCACCAATGTCGCCCACGTCAAACCCCTCGCTCACCACCACGATGCAACGGCCGTCCTTTTTGAGCCGGTCGTTCACATTGTCGGCCATCTGCTCAAGGGTGACGCCCGACTCGGTCATGTAGATCTGCAGGGGCATCTTCCTGTCGGGATCGGCAAGCCTGGCGGCGGCGGGTATGAACCCTATCTTCCTGCCCATGGCCTGTATCACCAGCACCGGGTCGGCGGGCGACGAGCCCATGTTCTCTTCGTTGGCGTTCTGGATTATATGCGACCAGTAACGGGCCACGCTGCCGTAGCCGGGGGTGTGGTCTATCAGCTTGAATTCGCTGTCGCCCACGTCATTGTCTATTGTCTTGGGAACGCCGGTGGCCACCAGCTTCATGCCGCGCTCCCTGGCAAGCTCGCTTACCCTGAAAGCGGTGTGCTGGGAGTCGTTGCCCCCGATATAAAAGAAGTACCCGATATCGTGTGTCCTGAACACCTCGATCACCCTGTCGAAATCCTGTTCCTGGCCGTCCTTCAGCTTGTAGCGGCATGTGCCGATGCTGCCTGCGGCCGGGGTGGTACGAAGCAGCGATATCTCCTCCTGCGGCTGCGATGACAGGTCGAGAAGCTCCTCTTTCAGGACCCCCTCAATACCGTGCCAGCCTGCATAAACCTTTCCAAACTCTTTCGGGAACATGCGGCACGTTTCCACTATTCCCCTGAGCGAGTTGTTGATTACCGGCGAGGGTCCGCCGGACTGTGCTACGATAACATTTTTACCCATACCTGTTTATTTTAGTTTCTGACATTTCATTATCAGCTTCGCTTCTGTCACTGCTACACTCCCCCGAAAGCGCTGTAGCCCCCGTCGACAGGCAGCACCACACCATTGATGAATGATGAGCTATCAGAGAGCAGAAAGAGAATGACCCCCTGCACATCCTCAGGTTTGCCGAATTTACCGGTTGGGGTGTTCTCAATTATCCTTTTCCCCCTCGGGGTAAGCTCACCCGTGCCCTTGTCGGTAAGCAGGAACCTGTTCTGGTCTGTCAAAAAGAACCCCGGTGCAATGGCGTTCACACGCACACCTGTCTTGCCGAAATGGACCGCCAGCCATTGGGTGAAATTGTTTACCGACGCTTTTGCCGCCGAGTAGGCGGGTATCTTTGTCAGGGGCCTGATGGAGTTCATCGACGATATGTTGATGATCACCCCCCTGCCCCTGTCAGTCATCACATTGCCGAATATCATGGTGGGCAGCAGCGTACCCATGAAGTTCAGGTCGAAAACCTGCCTGAAGCTTTCCGTATCAAGTCCGAAAAAATTGTCTGATATATCATTGCCGCTTCCCGGCTCTATCTGCTCCACTTTGGTGGTGGCTTTCGGCGAATTGCCGCCCGCGGCGTTCACAAGCGCATCGATCCTGCCAAAACGCCCTATCACCGTATCTTTTGCCTCATGGAGAGCGGACTTATCCAGGACATTGACCTCAAGGCCCATGGTTTCGGTGCCGTATTCATTGTGAAGCCTGGCGGCCAGATCCTTTGCCGCCTGTTCGTTCATGTCTGCCACCACTGTCTTTACCCCCGCCCTGCACATGGCGGTTGCCATTGCTGCGCCCAGCACCCCGGCGCCGCCCGTTATTATGCAAACCCTTCCTTTC
This genomic window from Marinilabiliales bacterium contains:
- a CDS encoding diphosphate--fructose-6-phosphate 1-phosphotransferase, producing the protein MGKNVIVAQSGGPSPVINNSLRGIVETCRMFPKEFGKVYAGWHGIEGVLKEELLDLSSQPQEEISLLRTTPAAGSIGTCRYKLKDGQEQDFDRVIEVFRTHDIGYFFYIGGNDSQHTAFRVSELARERGMKLVATGVPKTIDNDVGDSEFKLIDHTPGYGSVARYWSHIIQNANEENMGSSPADPVLVIQAMGRKIGFIPAAARLADPDRKMPLQIYMTESGVTLEQMADNVNDRLKKDGRCIVVVSEGFDVGDIGGVKDAFGHTSFGSSKVSVYQSVVNYLNGKGLKARGAARGQVMGTDQRDTMVYASTVDLEEAYKVGQKAVDIAMNDGNGWMATILREPGIIYNVRYDKVPLEKVALSERFFPKQWIAPGGIDVTDEFVSYARPLIGEDWVSVPLIGGIQRFAKLLPLFAKKRLPSYVPEAY
- a CDS encoding HAD family hydrolase is translated as MSQSTDLQDQLRNLTPKKEFFIGIDSDGCVFDTMEIKQKECFCPNFIKFYNLQRVSKYARETWEFVNLYSKTRGVNRFKALLEAVSLLGERKEVKARKAAMPDMSALAEWVAKETKLGNPALESYAARVNDPRIDLALEWSKKVNHDIAGMVFGIAPFPLVEESLEKLTAKADSIVVSQTPVEALTREWEENGIDKYVHMIAGQEYGTKTEHLALAAKGKYPENKILMIGDAPGDYKAAASNGVLFFPVNPGHEEESWDRFFNEALERFFNGTYQGDYEKALIEEFDSYLPEKPAW
- a CDS encoding SDR family oxidoreductase; translated protein: MNNTGFEDLKGRVCIITGGAGVLGAAMATAMCRAGVKTVVADMNEQAAKDLAARLHNEYGTETMGLEVNVLDKSALHEAKDTVIGRFGRIDALVNAAGGNSPKATTKVEQIEPGSGNDISDNFFGLDTESFRQVFDLNFMGTLLPTMIFGNVMTDRGRGVIINISSMNSIRPLTKIPAYSAAKASVNNFTQWLAVHFGKTGVRVNAIAPGFFLTDQNRFLLTDKGTGELTPRGKRIIENTPTGKFGKPEDVQGVILFLLSDSSSFINGVVLPVDGGYSAFGGV